A stretch of Limanda limanda chromosome 7, fLimLim1.1, whole genome shotgun sequence DNA encodes these proteins:
- the LOC133005812 gene encoding cell division control protein 42 homolog isoform X2, with amino-acid sequence MQTIKCVVVGDGAVGKTCLLISYTTNKFPSEYVPTVFDNYAVTVMIGGEPYTLGLFDTAGQEDYDRLRPLSYPQTDVFLVCFSTVSPSSFENVKEKWVPEITHHCPKTPFLLVGTQIDLRDDPSTVEKLAKNKQKPITPETAEKLARDLKAVKYVECSALTQRGLKNVFDEAILAALEPPETQRKRKCCLF; translated from the exons atgcaGACTATCAAGTGTGTGGTGGTGGGTGATGGAGCAGTGGGTAAAACCTGCCTGCTGATTTCCTACACCACCAACAAATTCCCCTCGGAGTATGTCCCCACA GTGTTTGACAACTATGCTGTAACTGTGATGATCGGGGGAGAACCATACACCCTCGGTTTATTTGATACAGCAG GTCAGGAGGATTATGACAGGCTACGACCACTAAGTTACCCACAGACAGATGTCTTCTTAGTCTGCTTCTCAACCGTGTCCCCTTCCTCGTTTGAGAATGTGAAAGAAAAG TGGGTTCCTGAAATCACTCACCACTGTCCCAAGACCCCCTTCCTGTTGGTAGGCACTCAGATCGACCTGCGCGACGACCCCTCCACAGTGGAGAAGTTAGCCAAGAACAAACAGAAGCCAATCACCCCCGAGACAGCAGAAAAGCTGGCCCGTGACCTGAAGGCAGTCAAATATGTTGAGTGCTCGGCCCTAACACAG CGGGGACTGAAGAACGTATTTGATGAGGCTATCCTAGCCGCTTTAGAGCCCCCTGAAactcagagaaagagaaaatgctGTTTGTTCTGA
- the LOC133004653 gene encoding major facilitator superfamily domain-containing protein 4B-like, translating to MFVDERIVTLFKRNAHHTLTYWSVFFSFGLCIAFLGPTILDLQCQTNSTLSQITWVFFAQQFCLLIGSSIGGIFKKTLFRALGALFVSALVISVIFAIIPFCNNVLLLAIAMAVSGLAMGIIDTIANIQLVTIYQRDSAVFLQALHFFIGFGALVSPLIADSFLSETGCTNHTENHTEIIHHFRSMLRSSPIARHNIPHDTPSHEGGSWEPSVHNAFWIMACINLPVPLAVLFLMYRERLIPCLPNSTPNLLDKDELAMENQQGAEGQEVEQGEHEAGGHGDIFGCCQNDNLRGLPASFFMIHIFGGLVLFMTDGIVGVYAGFVYTYAVTAHKTLSHKTAGYLASIFWAAITAGRLLSIPLSFRIRPVKLLVINLVGAIVTVLVLLIFYESSIFLFVGTGLCGLFLSSIFPSMLAYTEDILDYQGCATSVLVTSAGMGEMVMQVVMGQIIQTQGEYSFLLCGVVIACLGFGFFIGLLLFHRMHRNYLLGTSKKSTMVEEAAGAEQNGSAKTEAKEEKEIVIMRVTGGSAGFLNATVLFLIWLTKQSVGSGLLSAPEVVTAANGGSVTVACQYDPKYKGYTKYWCRGAVYSRCSIEATTVWDGGRSFIADNKEAGVFTVTMTSLRYRDEDVYWCAIKQFGRDIGVPVQLNVSHTVTVVTPTTPTMTLNHDEIGWWATLRWILFISMLGCLISTHIAVWRIQTAKKNMSATTTSPSQVTSVNN from the exons ATGTTTGTAGACGAACGGATTGTAACGCTGTTCAAGAGGAATGCCCATCACACGCTGACCTACTGGAGCGTTTTCTTCAGCTTCGGACTCTGCATCGCTTTCCTCGGGCCGACCATTTTGGACTTGCAGTGTCAAACCAACTCCACGCTCAGCCAGATCACCTGGGTCTTCTTCGCCCAGCAGTTCTGCCTTTTGATCGGCAGCTCTATTGGCGGCATTTTCAAAAAGAC GTTGTTCCGTGCCCTCGGAGCCTTATTCGTCTCCGCTCTCGTCATCTCTGTGATATTTGCCATCATCCCTTTTTGCAATAATGTCCTCCTGCTGGCCATCGCCATGGCTGTGTCCGGTTTGGCGATGGGCATCATTGACACCATAGCCAACATCCAGCTGGTGACCATCTATCAGAGGGACTCTGCTGTTTTTTTACAG GCTCTTCACTTTTTCATCGGGTTCGGAGCCCTGGTGAGCCCCCTGATCGCAGATTCCTTCCTCTCAGAGACGGGCTGCACGAATCACACGGAGAACCACACCGAGATAATTCATCATTTCAGGAGCATGCTGAGGAGCAGTCCCATTGCAAGGCACAACATACCTCACGACACGCCGTCTCATGAGGGAGGGAGCTGGGAACCTAGTGTGCACAATGCTTTCTGGATCATGGCATGTATTAAT CTACCTGTGCCACTGGCCGTGTTGTTCCTGATGTACCGGGAGCGCCTGATCCCGTGTCTTCCCAACAGCACTCCTAACCTCCTGGATAAAGATGAACTGGCGATGGAGAACCAGCAGGGGGCTGAGGgccaggaggtggagcagggggAACATGAGGCAGGAG GTCATGGGGATATCTTCGGCTGCTGTCAGAATGATAACCTGCGTGGTTTGCCTGCGTCCTTCTTCATGATTCATATCTTCGGTGGGCTGGTGCTCTTCATGACCGACGGTATTGTG GGTGTATATGCTGGCTTCGTGTACACGTACGCTGTGACAGCTCACAAGACACTGTCCCATAAGACGGCAGGTTACCTGGCCAGTATCTTTTGGGCAGCCATCACTGCTGGACGCCTGTTGTCCATTCCTCTGTCATTTCGTATCCGGCCTGTGAAGCTGCTCGTGATCAACCTG GTGGGGGCCATTGTTACTGTGCTGGTGCTGCTCATTTTCTACGAGAGCAGCATCTTCTTGTTCGTTGGTACCGGTTTATGTGGGCTGTTCCTCAGCAGCATCTTCCCCTCTATGCTCGCCTACACCGAAGACATCCTCGATTACCAGG gatgTGCAACCTCAGTCCTGGTGACAAGTGCAGGGATGGGAGAGATGGTGATGCAGGTTGTCATGGGCCAA ATCATCCAGACTCAAGGCGAGTACAGCTTCCTGTTGTGTGGAGTGGTAATCGCCTGCTTGGGATTTGGCTTCTTCATCgggctgctgctgttccatCGAATGCACAGAAATTACCTATTAG GAACATCGAAAAAGTCCACCATGGTGGAGGAAGCGGCGGGAGCAGAGCAGAACGGATCCGCCAAAACAGAAgcgaaagaggagaaagaga TTGTCATCATGAGAGTCACAGGAGGATCTGCTGGCTTCCTTAATG CCACAGTTCTGTTTCTCATCTGGCTGACAAAGCAGTCGGTGGGCTCGGGTCTGCTCTCCGCTCCAGAGGTGGTGACTGCAGCAAACGGAGGATCTGTGACGGTCGCTTGTCAATATGATCCTAAGTACAAAGGTTACACAAAGTACTGGTGCAGAGGAGCGGTGTACAGCCGGTGCAGCATAGAGGCGACAACCGTGTGGGATGGAGGCAGAAGCTTCATCGCTGATAATAAGGAGGCAGGAGTCTTCACTGTAACTATGACTTCACTCCGCTACAGGGATGAGGATGTGTACTGGTGTGCCATCAAACAATTTGGAAGGGACATCGGAGTTCCAGTCCAGCTCAATGTCTCCCACACAGTCACAG tggtgACACCCACCACCCCCACGATGACACTGAATCATGATGAAATAGG ATGGTGGGCGACTCTACGCTGGATCCTCTTTATTTCAATGTTGGGCTGTTTGATATCAACTCACATCGCTGTGTGGCGGATACAAACTGCGAAGAAGAACATGTCGGCAACAACAACTTCACCATCACAAGTCACTTCAGTAAACAATTAG